The Pseudomonas kermanshahensis genome includes a window with the following:
- a CDS encoding O-succinylhomoserine sulfhydrylase: protein MTDQWDAGRLDSDLEGVGFDTLAVRAGQNRTPEAEHSEALFLTSSYVFRTAADAAARFAGETPGNVYSRYTNPTVRAFEERLAAMEGAEQAVATSTGMAAILAVVMSLCSAGDHVLVSQSVFGSTISLFEKYFKRFGVEVDYVPLVDLSGWEKAIKANTKLLIVESPSNPLAELVDITALSEVAHARGAMLVVDNCFSTPALQQPLKLGADIVFHSATKFIDGQGRCMGGVVAGRSEQMKEVVGFLRTAGPTLSPFNAWIFTKGLETLKLRMRAHCESAQQLAEWLEQQDGIEKVHYAGLPSHPQHELAKRQMSGFGAVVSFEVKGGKEGAWRFIDATRVISITTNLGDSKTTIAHPATTSHGRLSPQEREAAGIRDSLVRVAVGLEDVADLQADLARGLAAL, encoded by the coding sequence ATGACGGATCAATGGGATGCCGGACGACTGGACAGTGACCTCGAGGGTGTCGGCTTCGACACCCTGGCGGTGCGCGCCGGGCAAAACCGTACACCAGAGGCCGAGCACAGCGAAGCGCTGTTCCTGACCTCCAGCTATGTTTTCCGTACGGCTGCCGATGCGGCTGCACGCTTTGCTGGCGAAACGCCAGGTAACGTCTACTCGCGCTACACCAACCCGACTGTGCGTGCCTTCGAGGAACGCCTGGCGGCCATGGAGGGCGCCGAGCAGGCAGTGGCGACGTCCACCGGTATGGCGGCGATCCTTGCCGTGGTCATGTCGCTGTGCAGCGCCGGTGACCATGTGCTGGTGTCGCAGAGCGTATTTGGCTCGACCATCAGCCTGTTCGAGAAATACTTCAAGCGCTTCGGCGTCGAGGTGGACTACGTGCCGCTGGTCGACCTGTCGGGTTGGGAAAAGGCCATCAAGGCCAATACCAAGCTGCTGATCGTCGAGTCGCCGTCCAACCCGCTGGCCGAGCTGGTCGATATCACTGCTCTCAGCGAAGTCGCCCACGCGCGTGGCGCCATGCTGGTGGTGGACAACTGCTTCAGCACCCCGGCACTGCAGCAGCCGCTCAAGCTGGGTGCCGACATCGTGTTCCACTCGGCAACCAAGTTCATCGATGGCCAAGGCCGTTGCATGGGCGGTGTGGTGGCTGGGCGCAGTGAGCAGATGAAAGAAGTGGTGGGCTTCCTGCGTACAGCAGGCCCGACCCTCAGCCCGTTCAATGCGTGGATCTTCACCAAAGGCCTGGAAACGCTCAAGCTACGCATGCGTGCGCACTGCGAGAGCGCTCAGCAACTGGCTGAGTGGCTGGAGCAGCAGGACGGCATCGAGAAAGTGCATTACGCCGGCCTGCCAAGCCACCCGCAGCACGAACTGGCCAAGCGCCAGATGAGCGGCTTTGGTGCGGTGGTCAGCTTCGAGGTCAAGGGCGGCAAAGAGGGCGCCTGGCGCTTCATCGATGCCACGCGGGTCATCTCGATCACCACCAACCTGGGTGACAGCAAGACCACCATCGCGCACCCTGCCACCACCTCCCACGGCCGCTTGTCGCCGCAGGAACGTGAGGCAGCGGGTATCCGCGACAGCCTGGTCCGCGTCGCCGTGGGCCTTGAAGATGTGGCCGACCTGCAGGCAGACCTCGCGCGTGGGTTGGCGGCACTGTGA
- a CDS encoding SPOR domain-containing protein, which produces MAVLDKGMKQRMVGALVLVALAVIFLPMLFTREDEMRQVRVEAPQAPAMPSLPEVQVEPVAVPEPQVLAEEPQQPPVVVDESTAPASTPSQPITPSPQTQTQAQAAKPPAPKVEATPAATPAPAVAAAKPAAPSKIDVNGLPVSWSIQLASLSNRAGAESLQQTLRSQGYNAYIRSAGGMNRVYVGPLIERAEAERVRDAINRKHSLKGFVVRFQPERG; this is translated from the coding sequence ATGGCAGTGCTGGATAAAGGGATGAAACAGCGCATGGTAGGTGCGTTGGTGCTGGTGGCGCTGGCGGTGATCTTCCTGCCGATGCTGTTCACCCGCGAGGACGAGATGCGCCAGGTGCGTGTCGAGGCCCCGCAGGCGCCGGCCATGCCGAGCCTGCCAGAGGTGCAAGTGGAGCCGGTCGCCGTGCCGGAGCCGCAGGTGCTTGCAGAGGAGCCGCAGCAGCCACCGGTGGTGGTTGACGAGTCTACCGCGCCAGCCAGCACGCCTAGCCAGCCGATTACGCCATCCCCGCAGACGCAAACGCAGGCCCAGGCTGCCAAGCCGCCAGCGCCCAAGGTTGAAGCCACACCGGCCGCCACCCCTGCGCCTGCCGTTGCCGCCGCCAAGCCGGCAGCGCCGTCTAAGATCGACGTGAATGGGTTGCCGGTCAGTTGGTCTATCCAGCTGGCCAGCCTTTCCAATCGTGCCGGGGCTGAAAGCCTGCAGCAGACGTTGCGAAGCCAGGGCTACAACGCCTACATCCGCTCGGCGGGTGGTATGAACCGGGTGTATGTCGGGCCACTGATCGAGCGCGCCGAGGCTGAGCGCGTACGTGATGCAATCAACCGCAAGCACAGCCTCAAAGGCTTTGTGGTGCGCTTCCAGCCCGAGCGCGGCTGA
- a CDS encoding DUF2242 domain-containing protein, whose protein sequence is MTRSSVFGALGLALVLAGVTGCSSKKAAIYEHENFDDSGTFSRSFPVTDAGSCEAARRALLSQGYIITSSGANQVTGNKSFQQNSENHLQISFNVTCAPDVSDEQRSTMFANALQDRYSLKKSNTSASLGVGVLGSVSMPIGSSDDSMVKVASETVTAAQFYDRYFALVESYLPKPKKASKAKAKVEPEAPAPKVEKPAVDLGLPEQAAAAPVAAPVTPAAEPTPAPPAAIAPASEVPAAPAANDSQGSQPVAPPAEPAPIQVQQETQPAEPVPAAL, encoded by the coding sequence ATGACCAGATCATCCGTCTTTGGTGCGCTCGGGCTGGCCCTGGTGCTGGCGGGCGTGACCGGTTGTTCCTCAAAAAAAGCTGCCATCTACGAACATGAGAACTTCGATGACTCGGGCACCTTCTCGCGCAGCTTCCCGGTGACCGATGCCGGCTCCTGCGAGGCCGCTCGCCGCGCCTTGCTCAGCCAGGGTTACATCATTACCAGCAGCGGTGCCAACCAGGTGACCGGCAACAAGAGCTTTCAGCAGAACAGCGAAAACCACCTTCAGATCAGCTTCAACGTTACCTGCGCACCCGACGTGAGCGACGAGCAGCGCTCGACCATGTTCGCCAACGCCCTGCAGGACCGCTACAGCCTGAAGAAATCCAACACTTCCGCCAGCCTTGGCGTGGGCGTGCTGGGTTCTGTGTCCATGCCGATAGGCTCCAGTGATGACTCGATGGTCAAGGTCGCCAGTGAGACGGTGACGGCGGCGCAGTTCTACGACCGTTACTTCGCACTGGTAGAGAGCTATCTGCCGAAGCCGAAAAAAGCCAGTAAGGCTAAGGCCAAAGTCGAGCCTGAGGCGCCCGCCCCCAAGGTTGAAAAACCAGCGGTCGACCTGGGGTTGCCGGAGCAGGCGGCTGCAGCGCCTGTGGCCGCTCCTGTAACGCCCGCGGCTGAACCCACCCCAGCGCCTCCTGCCGCCATTGCCCCCGCCAGCGAAGTGCCAGCAGCGCCAGCGGCAAATGACAGCCAGGGGTCACAGCCTGTAGCGCCGCCCGCCGAACCTGCGCCTATCCAGGTGCAACAGGAGACACAGCCTGCAGAGCCCGTACCCGCGGCGCTCTGA
- a CDS encoding NADPH-dependent 2,4-dienoyl-CoA reductase yields MAADRYPHLLAPLDLGFTTLRNRTLMGSMHTGLEERPGGFERMAAYFAERARGGVGLMVTGGIAPNDEGGVYSGAAKLSTEEEADKHRIVTEAVHAAGGKICLQILHAGRYAYSPRQVAPSAIQAPINPFKPKELDEAGIEKQIADFVNCAALAQRAGYDGVEIMGSEGYFINQFLAAHTNHRTDRWGGSYENRMRLAVEIVSRVREAVGPNFIIIFRLSMLDLVEGGSTWDEIELLAKAIEQAGATLINTGIGWHEARIPTIATKVPRAAFSKVTAKLRGTVSIPLITTNRINTPEVAEAVLAEGDADMVSMARPFLADPDFVNKAAAGRADEINTCIGCNQACLDHTFGGKLTSCLVNPRACHETELNYLPVRTVKRIAVVGAGPAGLAAATVAAERGHQVTLFDAAGEIGGQFNVAKRVPGKEEFFETLRYFRNKLSSTGVDLRLNTRVDVQALVDGGFDEVILATGIAPRTPAIPGVEHAKVLSYLDVLLQRKPVGHAVAVIGAGGIGFDVSEYLVHQGVASSQDREAFWKEWGIDTQLEARGGVAGIKAAPHAPARQVYLLQRKQSKVGDGLGKTTGWIHRTGLKNKQVQMLNGVEYLGIDDAGLHIRVGGGEPQLLAVDNVVICAGQEPLRELQEGLLAAGQSVHLIGGADVAAELDAKRAINQGSRLAAEL; encoded by the coding sequence ATGGCTGCCGACCGTTATCCGCACCTGCTCGCACCGCTCGACCTGGGCTTCACCACCTTGCGCAACCGCACCCTGATGGGTTCGATGCACACCGGTCTTGAAGAACGCCCCGGCGGCTTCGAGCGCATGGCGGCCTATTTTGCCGAGCGCGCCCGTGGCGGCGTCGGCCTGATGGTCACCGGCGGTATCGCTCCGAATGACGAAGGCGGCGTCTATTCCGGCGCTGCCAAGCTCAGCACCGAGGAAGAGGCCGACAAGCACCGCATCGTGACCGAGGCGGTGCATGCCGCTGGCGGCAAGATCTGCCTGCAGATCCTCCATGCCGGGCGCTATGCCTACAGCCCGCGCCAGGTCGCGCCCAGCGCCATCCAGGCGCCGATCAACCCGTTCAAGCCCAAAGAACTGGACGAAGCAGGCATCGAGAAACAGATCGCCGATTTCGTCAATTGCGCCGCGCTGGCCCAGCGGGCCGGCTATGACGGCGTCGAGATCATGGGTTCGGAAGGCTACTTCATCAACCAGTTCCTGGCCGCCCACACCAACCACCGCACCGACCGCTGGGGGGGCAGCTATGAAAACCGCATGCGCCTGGCCGTCGAGATCGTCAGCCGTGTGCGTGAGGCGGTGGGCCCGAACTTCATCATCATCTTCCGCCTGTCGATGCTGGACCTGGTCGAAGGGGGCAGCACCTGGGACGAAATCGAGCTGCTGGCCAAGGCCATCGAGCAGGCGGGGGCGACCCTGATCAACACCGGTATCGGTTGGCACGAAGCGCGTATCCCAACCATCGCCACCAAAGTGCCGCGGGCGGCGTTCAGCAAGGTCACCGCCAAGCTGCGTGGCACCGTGAGCATTCCGCTGATCACCACCAACCGCATCAACACCCCGGAAGTCGCCGAGGCGGTGCTCGCCGAAGGCGATGCTGACATGGTTTCGATGGCCCGGCCGTTCCTGGCCGACCCGGACTTCGTCAACAAGGCCGCTGCCGGGCGCGCTGACGAGATCAACACCTGCATCGGTTGCAACCAAGCCTGCCTGGACCACACCTTCGGCGGCAAGCTGACCAGTTGCCTGGTCAACCCGCGCGCCTGCCACGAAACCGAACTCAACTACCTGCCTGTGCGCACCGTGAAGCGTATTGCCGTTGTCGGTGCTGGCCCGGCCGGCCTGGCTGCCGCCACCGTGGCCGCCGAGCGGGGCCACCAGGTGACCTTGTTCGATGCCGCTGGCGAGATCGGCGGGCAGTTCAACGTGGCCAAGCGGGTGCCGGGCAAGGAAGAGTTCTTCGAGACCCTGCGCTATTTCCGTAACAAGCTGAGCAGCACTGGCGTAGACCTGCGCCTGAACACCCGCGTCGATGTACAGGCGCTGGTGGACGGCGGCTTCGACGAGGTCATCCTGGCCACCGGGATTGCGCCGCGTACGCCAGCGATCCCGGGGGTCGAGCATGCCAAGGTGCTCAGCTACCTGGACGTGCTGCTCCAGCGTAAGCCAGTCGGCCATGCGGTCGCGGTGATTGGCGCCGGTGGCATCGGTTTCGATGTGTCCGAATACCTGGTGCACCAGGGCGTGGCCAGCAGCCAGGACCGCGAGGCGTTCTGGAAAGAGTGGGGCATCGACACCCAGCTCGAGGCCCGCGGGGGTGTGGCCGGCATCAAGGCTGCGCCGCACGCGCCGGCACGCCAGGTGTATCTGCTGCAGCGCAAGCAGTCCAAGGTCGGCGACGGGTTGGGCAAGACCACCGGCTGGATCCACCGGACGGGGCTGAAGAACAAGCAGGTGCAGATGCTCAACGGCGTGGAGTACCTGGGTATCGATGATGCCGGCTTGCATATTCGGGTCGGCGGCGGTGAGCCGCAATTGCTGGCAGTGGACAACGTGGTGATCTGTGCCGGGCAGGAGCCGCTGCGAGAGCTGCAAGAAGGCTTGCTGGCCGCAGGCCAGTCGGTGCACTTGATCGGTGGCGCGGATGTGGCGGCCGAGCTGGATGCCAAGCGGGCGATCAACCAAGGCTCGCGGTTGGCTGCCGAGCTTTGA
- a CDS encoding AraC family transcriptional regulator, whose translation MARPRVRLGDLSVGFVQPLAEALRVLGHDPAPLLQRYGLDAARLAEAGARLSIPRYMHLGHAAIALCAEPALGLHMGRLSRLAHAGLAGITAAQAPTVGEAARTLLRFEPLYAANYRGHSRFQEDAQGAWLRFYSISPYNTYNRFVVDSLLAGWLAQLGDLAGTVLQAERLEIEFAAPPYAAQYQALCSTPVQFGADGNQLRLSRATLQMANPQHCPSTWQHLLQLCEAELQQRTRVRSLGERITHLLGPLLNGGREPDLDEVALSLQLPTWTLRRKLAEEGTRFRDVLNETRRDLAETYIRDTELAFGEIAYLLGFASAEAFQRAFKRWTGLTPGEFRRSQRQAG comes from the coding sequence GTGGCCCGCCCCCGCGTGCGCCTGGGTGATCTGTCGGTAGGGTTTGTCCAGCCACTGGCCGAGGCATTGCGCGTGCTGGGCCACGACCCTGCGCCCCTGCTGCAACGCTATGGCCTGGATGCGGCACGCCTGGCCGAAGCCGGAGCACGCCTGTCGATCCCGCGTTACATGCACCTTGGGCATGCCGCCATCGCGCTGTGCGCCGAGCCGGCCTTGGGCCTGCACATGGGCCGCCTCAGCCGTCTGGCGCATGCAGGCCTTGCGGGCATCACCGCAGCCCAGGCGCCCACCGTGGGCGAAGCGGCGCGCACCTTGTTGCGCTTCGAGCCGCTGTACGCTGCCAACTACCGGGGCCACTCGCGCTTCCAGGAAGATGCCCAAGGCGCCTGGCTGCGTTTTTATTCCATCAGCCCCTACAACACCTACAACCGCTTCGTGGTCGACTCCCTGCTCGCCGGCTGGCTGGCGCAACTGGGCGACCTGGCGGGGACTGTGCTGCAGGCCGAACGGCTTGAAATCGAATTTGCTGCGCCTCCCTATGCCGCCCAGTATCAGGCGCTGTGCAGCACCCCGGTGCAATTCGGCGCCGACGGCAATCAACTGCGCCTGAGCCGCGCCACCCTGCAGATGGCCAACCCGCAGCACTGCCCGAGCACCTGGCAGCACCTGCTGCAGCTTTGCGAAGCGGAGTTGCAACAGCGCACGCGGGTGCGCAGCCTCGGTGAACGCATCACGCACCTGCTCGGCCCGCTGCTCAATGGCGGCCGCGAACCGGACCTGGACGAAGTGGCGTTGAGCCTGCAACTGCCGACCTGGACATTGCGGCGCAAGCTGGCCGAAGAAGGAACGCGTTTTCGCGACGTGTTGAACGAGACACGGCGCGACCTGGCCGAAACCTACATCCGTGACACGGAGCTGGCTTTCGGCGAAATCGCTTATCTGTTGGGGTTTGCTTCGGCAGAGGCTTTCCAGCGCGCATTCAAGCGCTGGACCGGCCTCACGCCGGGGGAGTTTCGCCGCAGTCAGCGGCAGGCCGGCTAA
- a CDS encoding CvpA family protein, translated as MAFTWVDWAIIAIIAVSTLISLKRGFVKEALSLLIWIIAGAVAWMFGGSLSVYLESYIQTPSMRIIAGCAILFVATLLVGAMVNFLVGELIRVTGLSGTDRFLGMAFGAARGALLVVVAIGLLSLGPVQQDTWWQESRLIPQFLLVADWSKNLILGFTSQWMSSGVISTPADLPFKEQLLGPAKP; from the coding sequence GTGGCATTTACCTGGGTTGATTGGGCGATCATCGCGATCATCGCCGTCTCCACACTGATCAGTCTCAAGCGCGGCTTCGTCAAGGAAGCCTTGTCCTTGCTCATCTGGATCATTGCCGGTGCGGTTGCCTGGATGTTCGGTGGCTCGCTCTCGGTGTATCTTGAAAGCTACATCCAGACGCCATCGATGCGCATCATCGCAGGCTGCGCCATTCTTTTCGTCGCCACCCTGCTGGTGGGGGCCATGGTCAACTTCCTTGTCGGCGAGCTGATCCGCGTGACCGGGCTGTCGGGTACCGATCGTTTCCTCGGCATGGCTTTCGGCGCCGCGCGCGGGGCCTTGCTGGTGGTAGTGGCCATCGGGCTGCTTAGCCTGGGGCCGGTTCAACAAGACACTTGGTGGCAGGAATCACGCCTGATACCACAATTTCTCTTGGTCGCTGACTGGTCGAAAAACCTGATTCTGGGTTTCACCAGCCAGTGGATGTCCAGTGGGGTGATCAGCACACCGGCTGATCTCCCGTTCAAGGAACAGTTGCTCGGGCCGGCAAAGCCCTGA
- a CDS encoding SDR family oxidoreductase: MIEISGSKPGHNGRVALVTGAARGIGLGIAAWLICEGWQVVLSDLDRPRGAKVAKALGDNAWFITMDVADEAQVSAGVSEVLGQFGRLDALVCNAAIANPHNQALESLSLAQWNRVLAVNLNGPMLLAKHCAPYLRAHNGAIVNLTSTRARQSEPDTEAYAASKGGLVALTHALAMSLGPEIRVNAVSPGWIDARDPSQRRAEPLTDADHAQHPTGRVGTVEDVAAMVAWLLSRQAAFVTGQEFVVDGGMTRKMIYT, translated from the coding sequence GTGATTGAAATCAGCGGCAGTAAGCCAGGCCATAACGGCCGGGTAGCCTTGGTGACTGGTGCCGCTCGCGGCATCGGCCTGGGGATTGCCGCCTGGTTGATCTGCGAAGGCTGGCAGGTGGTGCTCAGCGACCTTGACCGCCCACGCGGGGCCAAGGTGGCCAAGGCGTTGGGTGACAACGCCTGGTTCATCACCATGGACGTTGCCGACGAGGCGCAGGTCAGTGCCGGGGTGTCCGAGGTACTGGGGCAGTTCGGTCGGCTCGACGCGCTGGTGTGCAATGCGGCGATCGCCAACCCGCACAACCAGGCGCTGGAAAGCCTTAGCCTGGCGCAATGGAACCGCGTACTGGCGGTCAACCTCAATGGCCCGATGCTGCTGGCCAAGCATTGCGCACCTTACCTGCGTGCGCATAACGGGGCGATCGTCAACCTGACCTCGACCCGGGCACGGCAGTCCGAACCGGACACCGAAGCCTATGCGGCAAGCAAGGGCGGCCTGGTTGCGTTGACCCATGCCCTGGCCATGAGCCTGGGCCCGGAGATCCGCGTCAATGCGGTGAGCCCGGGCTGGATCGATGCACGAGACCCTTCCCAGCGCCGTGCCGAACCGTTGACCGATGCCGACCATGCCCAGCACCCGACGGGCAGGGTAGGGACGGTGGAAGACGTGGCGGCCATGGTGGCCTGGCTGTTGTCGCGCCAAGCGGCTTTCGTCACCGGCCAGGAGTTCGTGGTCGATGGCGGCATGACCCGCAAGATGATCTACACCTGA
- the purF gene encoding amidophosphoribosyltransferase — protein MCGIVGIVGKSNVNQALYDALTVLQHRGQDAAGIVTSHDGRLFLRKDNGLVRDVFQQRHMQRLVGHMGIGHVRYPTAGSSTSAEAQPFYVNSPYGITLAHNGNLTNVEQLAKEIYESDLRHVNTNSDSEVLLNVFAHELAVRGKLQPTEEDVFAAVSHVHSRCVGGYAVVAMVTGYGIVGFRDPNGIRPVVFGQRHTDEGVEYMIASESVALDVLGFTLIRDLAPGEAVYITEEGQLYTKQCAQNPKLQPCIFEHVYLARPDSIMDGVSVYKARLRMGEKLAEKIQRERPEHNIDVVIPIPDTSRTAALELANHLGVKFREGFVKNRYIGRTFIMPGQAARKKSVRQKLNAIELEFRGKNVMLVDDSIVRGTTCKQIIQMAREAGAKNVYFCSAAPAVRYPNVYGIDMPSAHELIAHNRTTEQVAELIGADWLIYQDLPDLIESVGGGKIKIEHFDCAVFNGEYVTGDIDAAYLDRIEQARNDLAKVKTQAVSAIIDLYNN, from the coding sequence ATGTGTGGCATCGTCGGTATCGTCGGTAAGTCGAACGTCAATCAGGCGCTGTATGACGCGCTTACGGTCCTCCAGCACCGCGGCCAGGACGCTGCCGGTATCGTGACCAGCCATGACGGCCGGTTATTCCTGCGCAAGGATAATGGCCTGGTGCGCGATGTCTTCCAGCAGCGCCACATGCAGCGGCTGGTCGGCCACATGGGTATCGGCCACGTGCGCTACCCAACGGCGGGCAGCTCGACCTCGGCCGAGGCCCAGCCGTTCTACGTCAACTCGCCGTACGGCATCACCCTGGCGCACAACGGCAACCTGACCAACGTCGAGCAGTTGGCCAAGGAGATCTACGAGTCCGACCTGCGCCACGTCAACACCAATTCCGACTCGGAAGTGCTGCTGAACGTGTTCGCCCACGAGCTGGCCGTACGCGGCAAGCTGCAGCCGACCGAAGAAGACGTGTTCGCTGCGGTTTCCCACGTGCACAGCCGCTGCGTAGGTGGTTATGCGGTGGTGGCCATGGTCACCGGTTATGGCATCGTCGGTTTCCGTGACCCGAACGGTATTCGCCCGGTGGTGTTCGGCCAGCGTCACACCGACGAAGGTGTGGAGTACATGATCGCCTCCGAAAGCGTCGCCCTGGACGTGCTCGGCTTCACCCTGATCCGCGACCTGGCGCCGGGCGAAGCGGTGTACATCACCGAAGAAGGCCAGCTGTACACCAAGCAGTGTGCACAAAACCCGAAACTGCAGCCGTGCATCTTCGAACACGTCTACCTCGCCCGTCCGGACTCGATCATGGATGGCGTCTCGGTGTACAAGGCGCGCCTGCGCATGGGCGAAAAGCTGGCCGAGAAGATCCAGCGTGAACGCCCTGAGCACAACATCGACGTGGTCATCCCAATCCCGGACACCAGCCGCACTGCGGCGCTGGAACTGGCCAACCACCTGGGCGTCAAGTTCCGCGAAGGCTTCGTCAAGAACCGCTACATCGGCCGTACCTTCATCATGCCCGGCCAGGCTGCGCGCAAGAAATCGGTACGCCAGAAGCTCAACGCCATCGAGCTGGAATTCCGCGGCAAGAACGTGATGCTGGTGGACGACTCGATCGTGCGCGGCACCACCTGCAAGCAGATCATCCAGATGGCCCGCGAAGCCGGCGCCAAGAACGTCTACTTCTGCTCCGCAGCCCCTGCGGTGCGCTACCCCAACGTCTACGGCATCGACATGCCGAGCGCTCACGAACTGATCGCCCACAACCGCACCACCGAACAGGTGGCCGAGTTGATCGGCGCCGACTGGCTGATTTACCAGGACCTGCCGGACCTGATCGAATCGGTCGGTGGCGGCAAGATCAAGATCGAGCACTTCGATTGCGCAGTGTTCAATGGTGAATACGTCACCGGCGACATCGACGCAGCCTACCTTGATCGTATCGAGCAGGCCCGTAACGACCTGGCGAAGGTGAAGACCCAGGCGGTCAGCGCGATCATCGACCTCTACAACAACTGA
- a CDS encoding nitrilase-related carbon-nitrogen hydrolase has protein sequence MQKLLASALALVMIAALCGYGFWTQQRPEGHYLSDLRIELALNHGVPGERGNLLGVEPLLYPSDYQNLQRLHRKLSAYLQQARVQGLVGPRTVVVLPEHIGTWLWARGEKNELYQVTQSREALQWLELSNPLRYGLAMLRANADDWRSDAHLRMKAEQMAADYQQLFGGLAKEFGVTLVAGSIVLPAPYVKQGVLHAGNGPLYNSSVVFAGDGSLLGQPQRQQYPDSETRRFIHDGRQQPLQVLQTPAGRLGVLVGSDSWYPENHQQLTQQSVQLIANPVFLSGKGSWEAPWRGNRHQDAAAELALKRGEVSEQNAWQRLTQAAGEDVSSMSVFMRGQFWEQASDGQGFAHQSGQLLAGNPSHGARLLNLWL, from the coding sequence ATGCAAAAACTTCTGGCAAGCGCCTTGGCGCTGGTGATGATAGCCGCCCTGTGCGGCTACGGCTTCTGGACCCAGCAGCGCCCGGAAGGCCATTACCTTTCCGACCTGCGCATCGAGCTGGCGCTCAATCATGGCGTGCCCGGTGAGCGAGGCAATTTGCTTGGCGTCGAACCGCTGCTCTACCCCAGTGACTACCAGAACCTGCAACGCCTGCACCGCAAGCTTTCGGCCTATTTGCAGCAGGCTCGCGTACAGGGGCTGGTCGGCCCACGCACGGTGGTGGTGCTGCCCGAGCACATCGGTACCTGGCTGTGGGCACGGGGTGAAAAGAACGAGCTGTACCAAGTCACGCAGAGCCGCGAGGCCTTGCAATGGCTGGAGCTGAGCAACCCGCTGCGCTATGGCCTGGCCATGCTGCGCGCCAACGCCGACGACTGGCGCAGCGATGCCCACCTGCGCATGAAGGCCGAGCAGATGGCCGCCGATTATCAGCAGTTGTTCGGTGGCCTGGCCAAGGAGTTTGGTGTCACCCTGGTGGCCGGCTCCATCGTGCTGCCGGCCCCCTATGTCAAACAAGGTGTGCTGCACGCCGGTAATGGCCCGCTGTACAACAGCAGCGTGGTGTTTGCCGGCGACGGCTCGCTGCTGGGCCAGCCACAGCGTCAGCAGTACCCGGACAGCGAAACGCGCCGTTTCATCCATGATGGCCGCCAGCAACCGCTGCAAGTACTGCAAACCCCGGCCGGGCGCCTGGGCGTACTGGTCGGCAGTGACAGCTGGTACCCGGAAAACCACCAGCAACTGACACAACAATCCGTGCAATTGATCGCCAACCCGGTATTCCTCAGTGGCAAAGGCAGCTGGGAGGCGCCATGGCGTGGCAATCGCCATCAGGACGCGGCGGCGGAGCTCGCCCTCAAGCGTGGCGAAGTCAGCGAACAAAACGCCTGGCAACGCCTGACCCAGGCCGCTGGCGAAGACGTCAGCAGCATGAGCGTGTTCATGCGTGGGCAGTTCTGGGAGCAGGCCAGCGATGGCCAGGGCTTCGCCCATCAGTCGGGTCAACTGCTGGCGGGCAACCCCAGCCATGGCGCCCGCCTGCTGAACCTCTGGTTGTAA